One part of the Lycium ferocissimum isolate CSIRO_LF1 chromosome 8, AGI_CSIRO_Lferr_CH_V1, whole genome shotgun sequence genome encodes these proteins:
- the LOC132068283 gene encoding uncharacterized protein LOC132068283 isoform X3, with protein MRSSSISPENSSSAPSTSRKIQNPNCKHSNVFQLLTRREVTPRTKRASRKFWGENTKCTLDSDGLKREVASDARQGLVSWVEAESMQHLSAKYCSLLPPPRSTIAAAFSPDGRTLASTHGDHTVKIIDCQTGKCLKVLSGHRRTPWVVRFHPLYPEILASGSLDHEVRLWDAKTAECIGSRDFYRPIASIAFHAQGEVLAVASGHKLYIWHYNRRGEASSPAIILKTRRSLRAVHFHPHAAPFLLTAEVNDLDSSDSSMTPNELPIMSLPFLIWPSIARGDPRTPVQQSDTDVGSDSIQHRADTSSSVRLLTYSTPSGQYELLLSPIEQSASPAQEAYTGSSVRENETGTQPLVDPMETDGQPEERNNQFFPFSDPAYWELPFLQGWLIGQSQAQQATRSELSGATTNPSTYGELENPSTVPLVISSNSHPRSGRSGSRHRSSRSRPIPVAGAGDGAAPLNVVHDESDSQISIGRIQSEIATSLAAAAAAELPCTVKLRIWPHDIKDPCAPLDAERCRLIIPHAVLCSEMGAHFSPCGRFLAACVACILPNVDSDPGFHGHLHHDTMAAATSPTRHPIAAHQVMYELRIYSLEEATFGSVLAARAIRAAHCLTSIQFSPTSEHLLLAYGRRHSSLLKSVVIDGETTIPIYTILEVYRVSDMELVRVLPSAEDEVNVACFHPSVGGGLVYGTKEGKLRILQYDNSNSLGRSISSSPVENMLEVPTYALEG; from the exons ATGAGATCATCGTCTATCTCGCCGGAAAATTCAAGTAGTGCTCCGTCAACGTCACGAAAAATTCAAAACCCTAATTGTAAACACAG TAATGTCTTTCAGCTGTTAACAAGGAGGGAGGTAACTCCTCGAACTAAACGTGCTTCCAGAAAGTTTTGGGGTGAGAACACTAAATGTACTCTTGACTCCGATGGGTTAAAACGCGAAGTGGCAAGTGATGCTAGACAGGGACTAGTATCATG GGTAGAGGCTGAGTCGATGCAACATTTATCAGCCAAGTATTGCTCACTGTTGCCTCCTCCAAGGTCTACCATTGCAGCAGCATTCAGTCCTGATGGGCGGACACTTGCTTCTACGCA TGGCGATCACACGGTGAAAATAATTGACTGCCAAACTGGGAAATGCTTAAAGGTTTTGAGTGGACACCGCAGGACACCTTGGGTG GTTCGTTTCCATCCATTGTACCCTGAAATACTTGCAAGTGGAAGTTTGGATCACGAAGTTCGGTTGTGGGATGCAAAAACTGCCGAGTGTATAGGATCACGTGATTTTT ATCGTCCCATCGCATCCATTGCATTCCATGCCCAGGGAGAAGTTCTGGCTGTTGCTTCTGGCCACAAG CTTTACATATGGCACTACAACAGAAGAGGAGAGGCTTCTTCACCAGCAATTATACTGAAGACGCGGCGGTCTCTTCGTGCTGTACATTTCCACCCGCATGCTGCCCCGTTTCTTTTAACAGCTGAG GTCAATGATCTGGACTCATCCGATTCCTCAATGACAC CAAATGAACTGCCTATCATGTCTCTACCATTCCTGATCTGGCCGTCAATTGCCAGAGGTGATCCTAGAACGCCCGTGCAGCAGAGTGATACAGATGTGGGATCTGACAGTATACAACACAGAGCAGACACTTCGTCATCTGTCCGCCTTCTTACATATTCAACTCCTTCCGGCCAGTATGAACTTTTATTGTCGCCTATTGAGCAAAGTGCATCTCCTGCACAAGAAGCTTATACTGGTTCTTCTGTCAGGGAAAACGAGACAGGTACCCAACCTTTGGTTGATCCCATGGAGACTGACGGGCAGCCAGAAGAGAGAAACAATCAGTTTTTCCCTTTTAGTGACCCGGCATATTGGGAATTGCCTTTTTTGCAAGGATGGCTGATTGGCCAAAGCCAAGCTCAACAAGCAACTCGTTCAGAGCTTAGTGGTGCTACCACCAATCCCTCAACTTATGGTGAACTGGAAAATCCTTCTACTGTTCCCTTGGTAATTTCAAGCAATAGTCATCCAAGATCCGGTAGGTCTGGTTCTCGGCACCGTTCTTCACGCTCTCGACCGATCCCTGTTGCTGGAGCTGGTGATGGTGCTGCTCCCCTTAATGTTGTGCATGATGAGAGTGATTCCCAAATTTCTATTGGTCGCATCCAGTCAGAGATAGCTACATCGTTGGCTGCAGCAGCAGCTGCTGAATTACCTTGCACTGTGAAACTCAGAATATGGCCTCATGATATTAAGGATCCATGTGCACCCCTTGATGCTGAAAGATGTCGGTTAATAATACCTCATGCTGTACTTTGCAG TGAAATGGGAGCCCATTTTTCACCATGTGGGAGATTTTTAGCAGCTTGTGTTGCATGTATTCTGCCAAACGTGGACTCTGACCCTGGTTTTCATGGTCATCTTCATCATGATACTATGGCAGCTGCGACTTCTCCAACCAGACATCCAATTGCTGCCCATCAGGTTATGTATGAGCTACGGATATATTCCCTGGAGGAGGCAAC GTTCGGTTCCGTGCTTGCAGCTAGGGCAATTAGAGCTGCTCATTGTTTAACTTCAATTCAG TTTTCTCCAACTTCAGAGCATCTGTTACTTGCTTATGGGCGTCGCCACAGTTCACTACTGAAAAGTGTTGTGATTGATGGAGAGACAACTATACCCATTTACACGATTCTTGAG GTCTATAGAGTTTCTGATATGGAACTTGTGAGAGTTCTTCCCAGTGCGGAGGATGAGGTCAATGTTGCTTGTTTCCATCCTTCAGTTGGTGGTGGCCTTGTCTATGGAACCAAG GAAGGGAAATTAAGGATTCTCCAATATGACAATTCAAATAGCTTGGGCCGCTCAATATCCAGTTCTCCTGTCGAAAACATGCTCGAG GTCCCGACGTATGCTTTAGAAGGCTAG
- the LOC132068283 gene encoding uncharacterized protein LOC132068283 isoform X2, with amino-acid sequence MRSSSISPENSSSAPSTSRKIQNPNCKHSNVFQLLTRREVTPRTKRASRKFWGENTKCTLDSDGLKREVASDARQGLVSWVEAESMQHLSAKYCSLLPPPRSTIAAAFSPDGRTLASTHGDHTVKIIDCQTGKCLKVLSGHRRTPWVVRFHPLYPEILASGSLDHEVRLWDAKTAECIGSRDFYRPIASIAFHAQGEVLAVASGHKLYIWHYNRRGEASSPAIILKTRRSLRAVHFHPHAAPFLLTAEVNDLDSSDSSMTRATSPANELPIMSLPFLIWPSIARGDPRTPVQQSDTDVGSDSIQHRADTSSSVRLLTYSTPSGQYELLLSPIEQSASPAQEAYTGSSVRENETGTQPLVDPMETDGQPEERNNQFFPFSDPAYWELPFLQGWLIGQSQAQQATRSELSGATTNPSTYGELENPSTVPLVISSNSHPRSGRSGSRHRSSRSRPIPVAGAGDGAAPLNVVHDESDSQISIGRIQSEIATSLAAAAAAELPCTVKLRIWPHDIKDPCAPLDAERCRLIIPHAVLCSEMGAHFSPCGRFLAACVACILPNVDSDPGFHGHLHHDTMAAATSPTRHPIAAHQVMYELRIYSLEEATFGSVLAARAIRAAHCLTSIQFSPTSEHLLLAYGRRHSSLLKSVVIDGETTIPIYTILEVYRVSDMELVRVLPSAEDEVNVACFHPSVGGGLVYGTKEGKLRILQYDNSNSLGRSISSSPVENMLEVPTYALEG; translated from the exons ATGAGATCATCGTCTATCTCGCCGGAAAATTCAAGTAGTGCTCCGTCAACGTCACGAAAAATTCAAAACCCTAATTGTAAACACAG TAATGTCTTTCAGCTGTTAACAAGGAGGGAGGTAACTCCTCGAACTAAACGTGCTTCCAGAAAGTTTTGGGGTGAGAACACTAAATGTACTCTTGACTCCGATGGGTTAAAACGCGAAGTGGCAAGTGATGCTAGACAGGGACTAGTATCATG GGTAGAGGCTGAGTCGATGCAACATTTATCAGCCAAGTATTGCTCACTGTTGCCTCCTCCAAGGTCTACCATTGCAGCAGCATTCAGTCCTGATGGGCGGACACTTGCTTCTACGCA TGGCGATCACACGGTGAAAATAATTGACTGCCAAACTGGGAAATGCTTAAAGGTTTTGAGTGGACACCGCAGGACACCTTGGGTG GTTCGTTTCCATCCATTGTACCCTGAAATACTTGCAAGTGGAAGTTTGGATCACGAAGTTCGGTTGTGGGATGCAAAAACTGCCGAGTGTATAGGATCACGTGATTTTT ATCGTCCCATCGCATCCATTGCATTCCATGCCCAGGGAGAAGTTCTGGCTGTTGCTTCTGGCCACAAG CTTTACATATGGCACTACAACAGAAGAGGAGAGGCTTCTTCACCAGCAATTATACTGAAGACGCGGCGGTCTCTTCGTGCTGTACATTTCCACCCGCATGCTGCCCCGTTTCTTTTAACAGCTGAG GTCAATGATCTGGACTCATCCGATTCCTCAATGACACGTGCGACTTCTCCGG CAAATGAACTGCCTATCATGTCTCTACCATTCCTGATCTGGCCGTCAATTGCCAGAGGTGATCCTAGAACGCCCGTGCAGCAGAGTGATACAGATGTGGGATCTGACAGTATACAACACAGAGCAGACACTTCGTCATCTGTCCGCCTTCTTACATATTCAACTCCTTCCGGCCAGTATGAACTTTTATTGTCGCCTATTGAGCAAAGTGCATCTCCTGCACAAGAAGCTTATACTGGTTCTTCTGTCAGGGAAAACGAGACAGGTACCCAACCTTTGGTTGATCCCATGGAGACTGACGGGCAGCCAGAAGAGAGAAACAATCAGTTTTTCCCTTTTAGTGACCCGGCATATTGGGAATTGCCTTTTTTGCAAGGATGGCTGATTGGCCAAAGCCAAGCTCAACAAGCAACTCGTTCAGAGCTTAGTGGTGCTACCACCAATCCCTCAACTTATGGTGAACTGGAAAATCCTTCTACTGTTCCCTTGGTAATTTCAAGCAATAGTCATCCAAGATCCGGTAGGTCTGGTTCTCGGCACCGTTCTTCACGCTCTCGACCGATCCCTGTTGCTGGAGCTGGTGATGGTGCTGCTCCCCTTAATGTTGTGCATGATGAGAGTGATTCCCAAATTTCTATTGGTCGCATCCAGTCAGAGATAGCTACATCGTTGGCTGCAGCAGCAGCTGCTGAATTACCTTGCACTGTGAAACTCAGAATATGGCCTCATGATATTAAGGATCCATGTGCACCCCTTGATGCTGAAAGATGTCGGTTAATAATACCTCATGCTGTACTTTGCAG TGAAATGGGAGCCCATTTTTCACCATGTGGGAGATTTTTAGCAGCTTGTGTTGCATGTATTCTGCCAAACGTGGACTCTGACCCTGGTTTTCATGGTCATCTTCATCATGATACTATGGCAGCTGCGACTTCTCCAACCAGACATCCAATTGCTGCCCATCAGGTTATGTATGAGCTACGGATATATTCCCTGGAGGAGGCAAC GTTCGGTTCCGTGCTTGCAGCTAGGGCAATTAGAGCTGCTCATTGTTTAACTTCAATTCAG TTTTCTCCAACTTCAGAGCATCTGTTACTTGCTTATGGGCGTCGCCACAGTTCACTACTGAAAAGTGTTGTGATTGATGGAGAGACAACTATACCCATTTACACGATTCTTGAG GTCTATAGAGTTTCTGATATGGAACTTGTGAGAGTTCTTCCCAGTGCGGAGGATGAGGTCAATGTTGCTTGTTTCCATCCTTCAGTTGGTGGTGGCCTTGTCTATGGAACCAAG GAAGGGAAATTAAGGATTCTCCAATATGACAATTCAAATAGCTTGGGCCGCTCAATATCCAGTTCTCCTGTCGAAAACATGCTCGAG GTCCCGACGTATGCTTTAGAAGGCTAG
- the LOC132068283 gene encoding uncharacterized protein LOC132068283 isoform X5, which translates to MRSSSISPENSSSAPSTSRKIQNPNCKHSNVFQLLTRREVTPRTKRASRKFWGENTKCTLDSDGLKREVASDARQGLVSWVEAESMQHLSAKYCSLLPPPRSTIAAAFSPDGRTLASTHGDHTVKIIDCQTGKCLKVLSGHRRTPWVVRFHPLYPEILASGSLDHEVRLWDAKTAECIGSRDFYRPIASIAFHAQGEVLAVASGHKLYIWHYNRRGEASSPAIILKTRRSLRAVHFHPHAAPFLLTAEVNDLDSSDSSMTRATSPGNLRGDPRTPVQQSDTDVGSDSIQHRADTSSSVRLLTYSTPSGQENETGTQPLVDPMETDGQPEERNNQFFPFSDPAYWELPFLQGWLIGQSQAQQATRSELSGATTNPSTYGELENPSTVPLVISSNSHPRSGRSGSRHRSSRSRPIPVAGAGDGAAPLNVVHDESDSQISIGRIQSEIATSLAAAAAAELPCTVKLRIWPHDIKDPCAPLDAERCRLIIPHAVLCSEMGAHFSPCGRFLAACVACILPNVDSDPGFHGHLHHDTMAAATSPTRHPIAAHQVMYELRIYSLEEATFGSVLAARAIRAAHCLTSIQFSPTSEHLLLAYGRRHSSLLKSVVIDGETTIPIYTILEVYRVSDMELVRVLPSAEDEVNVACFHPSVGGGLVYGTKEGKLRILQYDNSNSLGRSISSSPVENMLEVPTYALEG; encoded by the exons ATGAGATCATCGTCTATCTCGCCGGAAAATTCAAGTAGTGCTCCGTCAACGTCACGAAAAATTCAAAACCCTAATTGTAAACACAG TAATGTCTTTCAGCTGTTAACAAGGAGGGAGGTAACTCCTCGAACTAAACGTGCTTCCAGAAAGTTTTGGGGTGAGAACACTAAATGTACTCTTGACTCCGATGGGTTAAAACGCGAAGTGGCAAGTGATGCTAGACAGGGACTAGTATCATG GGTAGAGGCTGAGTCGATGCAACATTTATCAGCCAAGTATTGCTCACTGTTGCCTCCTCCAAGGTCTACCATTGCAGCAGCATTCAGTCCTGATGGGCGGACACTTGCTTCTACGCA TGGCGATCACACGGTGAAAATAATTGACTGCCAAACTGGGAAATGCTTAAAGGTTTTGAGTGGACACCGCAGGACACCTTGGGTG GTTCGTTTCCATCCATTGTACCCTGAAATACTTGCAAGTGGAAGTTTGGATCACGAAGTTCGGTTGTGGGATGCAAAAACTGCCGAGTGTATAGGATCACGTGATTTTT ATCGTCCCATCGCATCCATTGCATTCCATGCCCAGGGAGAAGTTCTGGCTGTTGCTTCTGGCCACAAG CTTTACATATGGCACTACAACAGAAGAGGAGAGGCTTCTTCACCAGCAATTATACTGAAGACGCGGCGGTCTCTTCGTGCTGTACATTTCCACCCGCATGCTGCCCCGTTTCTTTTAACAGCTGAG GTCAATGATCTGGACTCATCCGATTCCTCAATGACACGTGCGACTTCTCCGGGTAACTTGCG AGGTGATCCTAGAACGCCCGTGCAGCAGAGTGATACAGATGTGGGATCTGACAGTATACAACACAGAGCAGACACTTCGTCATCTGTCCGCCTTCTTACATATTCAACTCCTTCCGGCCA GGAAAACGAGACAGGTACCCAACCTTTGGTTGATCCCATGGAGACTGACGGGCAGCCAGAAGAGAGAAACAATCAGTTTTTCCCTTTTAGTGACCCGGCATATTGGGAATTGCCTTTTTTGCAAGGATGGCTGATTGGCCAAAGCCAAGCTCAACAAGCAACTCGTTCAGAGCTTAGTGGTGCTACCACCAATCCCTCAACTTATGGTGAACTGGAAAATCCTTCTACTGTTCCCTTGGTAATTTCAAGCAATAGTCATCCAAGATCCGGTAGGTCTGGTTCTCGGCACCGTTCTTCACGCTCTCGACCGATCCCTGTTGCTGGAGCTGGTGATGGTGCTGCTCCCCTTAATGTTGTGCATGATGAGAGTGATTCCCAAATTTCTATTGGTCGCATCCAGTCAGAGATAGCTACATCGTTGGCTGCAGCAGCAGCTGCTGAATTACCTTGCACTGTGAAACTCAGAATATGGCCTCATGATATTAAGGATCCATGTGCACCCCTTGATGCTGAAAGATGTCGGTTAATAATACCTCATGCTGTACTTTGCAG TGAAATGGGAGCCCATTTTTCACCATGTGGGAGATTTTTAGCAGCTTGTGTTGCATGTATTCTGCCAAACGTGGACTCTGACCCTGGTTTTCATGGTCATCTTCATCATGATACTATGGCAGCTGCGACTTCTCCAACCAGACATCCAATTGCTGCCCATCAGGTTATGTATGAGCTACGGATATATTCCCTGGAGGAGGCAAC GTTCGGTTCCGTGCTTGCAGCTAGGGCAATTAGAGCTGCTCATTGTTTAACTTCAATTCAG TTTTCTCCAACTTCAGAGCATCTGTTACTTGCTTATGGGCGTCGCCACAGTTCACTACTGAAAAGTGTTGTGATTGATGGAGAGACAACTATACCCATTTACACGATTCTTGAG GTCTATAGAGTTTCTGATATGGAACTTGTGAGAGTTCTTCCCAGTGCGGAGGATGAGGTCAATGTTGCTTGTTTCCATCCTTCAGTTGGTGGTGGCCTTGTCTATGGAACCAAG GAAGGGAAATTAAGGATTCTCCAATATGACAATTCAAATAGCTTGGGCCGCTCAATATCCAGTTCTCCTGTCGAAAACATGCTCGAG GTCCCGACGTATGCTTTAGAAGGCTAG
- the LOC132068283 gene encoding uncharacterized protein LOC132068283 isoform X4, translating to MRSSSISPENSSSAPSTSRKIQNPNCKHSNVFQLLTRREVTPRTKRASRKFWGENTKCTLDSDGLKREVASDARQGLVSWVEAESMQHLSAKYCSLLPPPRSTIAAAFSPDGRTLASTHGDHTVKIIDCQTGKCLKVLSGHRRTPWVVRFHPLYPEILASGSLDHEVRLWDAKTAECIGSRDFYRPIASIAFHAQGEVLAVASGHKLYIWHYNRRGEASSPAIILKTRRSLRAVHFHPHAAPFLLTAEVNDLDSSDSSMTRATSPGNLRGDPRTPVQQSDTDVGSDSIQHRADTSSSVRLLTYSTPSGQYELLLSPIEQSASPAQEAYTGSSVRENETGTQPLVDPMETDGQPEERNNQFFPFSDPAYWELPFLQGWLIGQSQAQQATRSELSGATTNPSTYGELENPSTVPLVISSNSHPRSGRSGSRHRSSRSRPIPVAGAGDGAAPLNVVHDESDSQISIGRIQSEIATSLAAAAAAELPCTVKLRIWPHDIKDPCAPLDAERCRLIIPHAVLCSEMGAHFSPCGRFLAACVACILPNVDSDPGFHGHLHHDTMAAATSPTRHPIAAHQVMYELRIYSLEEATFGSVLAARAIRAAHCLTSIQFSPTSEHLLLAYGRRHSSLLKSVVIDGETTIPIYTILEVYRVSDMELVRVLPSAEDEVNVACFHPSVGGGLVYGTKEGKLRILQYDNSNSLGRSISSSPVENMLEVPTYALEG from the exons ATGAGATCATCGTCTATCTCGCCGGAAAATTCAAGTAGTGCTCCGTCAACGTCACGAAAAATTCAAAACCCTAATTGTAAACACAG TAATGTCTTTCAGCTGTTAACAAGGAGGGAGGTAACTCCTCGAACTAAACGTGCTTCCAGAAAGTTTTGGGGTGAGAACACTAAATGTACTCTTGACTCCGATGGGTTAAAACGCGAAGTGGCAAGTGATGCTAGACAGGGACTAGTATCATG GGTAGAGGCTGAGTCGATGCAACATTTATCAGCCAAGTATTGCTCACTGTTGCCTCCTCCAAGGTCTACCATTGCAGCAGCATTCAGTCCTGATGGGCGGACACTTGCTTCTACGCA TGGCGATCACACGGTGAAAATAATTGACTGCCAAACTGGGAAATGCTTAAAGGTTTTGAGTGGACACCGCAGGACACCTTGGGTG GTTCGTTTCCATCCATTGTACCCTGAAATACTTGCAAGTGGAAGTTTGGATCACGAAGTTCGGTTGTGGGATGCAAAAACTGCCGAGTGTATAGGATCACGTGATTTTT ATCGTCCCATCGCATCCATTGCATTCCATGCCCAGGGAGAAGTTCTGGCTGTTGCTTCTGGCCACAAG CTTTACATATGGCACTACAACAGAAGAGGAGAGGCTTCTTCACCAGCAATTATACTGAAGACGCGGCGGTCTCTTCGTGCTGTACATTTCCACCCGCATGCTGCCCCGTTTCTTTTAACAGCTGAG GTCAATGATCTGGACTCATCCGATTCCTCAATGACACGTGCGACTTCTCCGGGTAACTTGCG AGGTGATCCTAGAACGCCCGTGCAGCAGAGTGATACAGATGTGGGATCTGACAGTATACAACACAGAGCAGACACTTCGTCATCTGTCCGCCTTCTTACATATTCAACTCCTTCCGGCCAGTATGAACTTTTATTGTCGCCTATTGAGCAAAGTGCATCTCCTGCACAAGAAGCTTATACTGGTTCTTCTGTCAGGGAAAACGAGACAGGTACCCAACCTTTGGTTGATCCCATGGAGACTGACGGGCAGCCAGAAGAGAGAAACAATCAGTTTTTCCCTTTTAGTGACCCGGCATATTGGGAATTGCCTTTTTTGCAAGGATGGCTGATTGGCCAAAGCCAAGCTCAACAAGCAACTCGTTCAGAGCTTAGTGGTGCTACCACCAATCCCTCAACTTATGGTGAACTGGAAAATCCTTCTACTGTTCCCTTGGTAATTTCAAGCAATAGTCATCCAAGATCCGGTAGGTCTGGTTCTCGGCACCGTTCTTCACGCTCTCGACCGATCCCTGTTGCTGGAGCTGGTGATGGTGCTGCTCCCCTTAATGTTGTGCATGATGAGAGTGATTCCCAAATTTCTATTGGTCGCATCCAGTCAGAGATAGCTACATCGTTGGCTGCAGCAGCAGCTGCTGAATTACCTTGCACTGTGAAACTCAGAATATGGCCTCATGATATTAAGGATCCATGTGCACCCCTTGATGCTGAAAGATGTCGGTTAATAATACCTCATGCTGTACTTTGCAG TGAAATGGGAGCCCATTTTTCACCATGTGGGAGATTTTTAGCAGCTTGTGTTGCATGTATTCTGCCAAACGTGGACTCTGACCCTGGTTTTCATGGTCATCTTCATCATGATACTATGGCAGCTGCGACTTCTCCAACCAGACATCCAATTGCTGCCCATCAGGTTATGTATGAGCTACGGATATATTCCCTGGAGGAGGCAAC GTTCGGTTCCGTGCTTGCAGCTAGGGCAATTAGAGCTGCTCATTGTTTAACTTCAATTCAG TTTTCTCCAACTTCAGAGCATCTGTTACTTGCTTATGGGCGTCGCCACAGTTCACTACTGAAAAGTGTTGTGATTGATGGAGAGACAACTATACCCATTTACACGATTCTTGAG GTCTATAGAGTTTCTGATATGGAACTTGTGAGAGTTCTTCCCAGTGCGGAGGATGAGGTCAATGTTGCTTGTTTCCATCCTTCAGTTGGTGGTGGCCTTGTCTATGGAACCAAG GAAGGGAAATTAAGGATTCTCCAATATGACAATTCAAATAGCTTGGGCCGCTCAATATCCAGTTCTCCTGTCGAAAACATGCTCGAG GTCCCGACGTATGCTTTAGAAGGCTAG
- the LOC132068283 gene encoding uncharacterized protein LOC132068283 isoform X1 gives MRSSSISPENSSSAPSTSRKIQNPNCKHSNVFQLLTRREVTPRTKRASRKFWGENTKCTLDSDGLKREVASDARQGLVSWVEAESMQHLSAKYCSLLPPPRSTIAAAFSPDGRTLASTHGDHTVKIIDCQTGKCLKVLSGHRRTPWVVRFHPLYPEILASGSLDHEVRLWDAKTAECIGSRDFYRPIASIAFHAQGEVLAVASGHKLYIWHYNRRGEASSPAIILKTRRSLRAVHFHPHAAPFLLTAEVNDLDSSDSSMTRATSPGNLRYPPPTVYLTDAHSTYQSASANELPIMSLPFLIWPSIARGDPRTPVQQSDTDVGSDSIQHRADTSSSVRLLTYSTPSGQYELLLSPIEQSASPAQEAYTGSSVRENETGTQPLVDPMETDGQPEERNNQFFPFSDPAYWELPFLQGWLIGQSQAQQATRSELSGATTNPSTYGELENPSTVPLVISSNSHPRSGRSGSRHRSSRSRPIPVAGAGDGAAPLNVVHDESDSQISIGRIQSEIATSLAAAAAAELPCTVKLRIWPHDIKDPCAPLDAERCRLIIPHAVLCSEMGAHFSPCGRFLAACVACILPNVDSDPGFHGHLHHDTMAAATSPTRHPIAAHQVMYELRIYSLEEATFGSVLAARAIRAAHCLTSIQFSPTSEHLLLAYGRRHSSLLKSVVIDGETTIPIYTILEVYRVSDMELVRVLPSAEDEVNVACFHPSVGGGLVYGTKEGKLRILQYDNSNSLGRSISSSPVENMLEVPTYALEG, from the exons ATGAGATCATCGTCTATCTCGCCGGAAAATTCAAGTAGTGCTCCGTCAACGTCACGAAAAATTCAAAACCCTAATTGTAAACACAG TAATGTCTTTCAGCTGTTAACAAGGAGGGAGGTAACTCCTCGAACTAAACGTGCTTCCAGAAAGTTTTGGGGTGAGAACACTAAATGTACTCTTGACTCCGATGGGTTAAAACGCGAAGTGGCAAGTGATGCTAGACAGGGACTAGTATCATG GGTAGAGGCTGAGTCGATGCAACATTTATCAGCCAAGTATTGCTCACTGTTGCCTCCTCCAAGGTCTACCATTGCAGCAGCATTCAGTCCTGATGGGCGGACACTTGCTTCTACGCA TGGCGATCACACGGTGAAAATAATTGACTGCCAAACTGGGAAATGCTTAAAGGTTTTGAGTGGACACCGCAGGACACCTTGGGTG GTTCGTTTCCATCCATTGTACCCTGAAATACTTGCAAGTGGAAGTTTGGATCACGAAGTTCGGTTGTGGGATGCAAAAACTGCCGAGTGTATAGGATCACGTGATTTTT ATCGTCCCATCGCATCCATTGCATTCCATGCCCAGGGAGAAGTTCTGGCTGTTGCTTCTGGCCACAAG CTTTACATATGGCACTACAACAGAAGAGGAGAGGCTTCTTCACCAGCAATTATACTGAAGACGCGGCGGTCTCTTCGTGCTGTACATTTCCACCCGCATGCTGCCCCGTTTCTTTTAACAGCTGAG GTCAATGATCTGGACTCATCCGATTCCTCAATGACACGTGCGACTTCTCCGGGTAACTTGCGGTATCCTCCTCCTACTGTGTATTTGACTGATGCTCATTCCACTTATCAATCTGCTTCAGCAAATGAACTGCCTATCATGTCTCTACCATTCCTGATCTGGCCGTCAATTGCCAGAGGTGATCCTAGAACGCCCGTGCAGCAGAGTGATACAGATGTGGGATCTGACAGTATACAACACAGAGCAGACACTTCGTCATCTGTCCGCCTTCTTACATATTCAACTCCTTCCGGCCAGTATGAACTTTTATTGTCGCCTATTGAGCAAAGTGCATCTCCTGCACAAGAAGCTTATACTGGTTCTTCTGTCAGGGAAAACGAGACAGGTACCCAACCTTTGGTTGATCCCATGGAGACTGACGGGCAGCCAGAAGAGAGAAACAATCAGTTTTTCCCTTTTAGTGACCCGGCATATTGGGAATTGCCTTTTTTGCAAGGATGGCTGATTGGCCAAAGCCAAGCTCAACAAGCAACTCGTTCAGAGCTTAGTGGTGCTACCACCAATCCCTCAACTTATGGTGAACTGGAAAATCCTTCTACTGTTCCCTTGGTAATTTCAAGCAATAGTCATCCAAGATCCGGTAGGTCTGGTTCTCGGCACCGTTCTTCACGCTCTCGACCGATCCCTGTTGCTGGAGCTGGTGATGGTGCTGCTCCCCTTAATGTTGTGCATGATGAGAGTGATTCCCAAATTTCTATTGGTCGCATCCAGTCAGAGATAGCTACATCGTTGGCTGCAGCAGCAGCTGCTGAATTACCTTGCACTGTGAAACTCAGAATATGGCCTCATGATATTAAGGATCCATGTGCACCCCTTGATGCTGAAAGATGTCGGTTAATAATACCTCATGCTGTACTTTGCAG TGAAATGGGAGCCCATTTTTCACCATGTGGGAGATTTTTAGCAGCTTGTGTTGCATGTATTCTGCCAAACGTGGACTCTGACCCTGGTTTTCATGGTCATCTTCATCATGATACTATGGCAGCTGCGACTTCTCCAACCAGACATCCAATTGCTGCCCATCAGGTTATGTATGAGCTACGGATATATTCCCTGGAGGAGGCAAC GTTCGGTTCCGTGCTTGCAGCTAGGGCAATTAGAGCTGCTCATTGTTTAACTTCAATTCAG TTTTCTCCAACTTCAGAGCATCTGTTACTTGCTTATGGGCGTCGCCACAGTTCACTACTGAAAAGTGTTGTGATTGATGGAGAGACAACTATACCCATTTACACGATTCTTGAG GTCTATAGAGTTTCTGATATGGAACTTGTGAGAGTTCTTCCCAGTGCGGAGGATGAGGTCAATGTTGCTTGTTTCCATCCTTCAGTTGGTGGTGGCCTTGTCTATGGAACCAAG GAAGGGAAATTAAGGATTCTCCAATATGACAATTCAAATAGCTTGGGCCGCTCAATATCCAGTTCTCCTGTCGAAAACATGCTCGAG GTCCCGACGTATGCTTTAGAAGGCTAG